From one Streptomyces sp. ICC1 genomic stretch:
- a CDS encoding YbaK/EbsC family protein, with protein sequence MRLRAVAALVPDGLGGGGDELVAPVAEAVRGWHGATPATEILYVDTDPAIADTAAFVEHYGPELLDQSANCVIVAAKRAGETSLAACLVPSAARADVNGAVRRRLGARKVSFAPMDTAVELTGMEYGGITPIGLPADWPLLVDASLVALPYVLIGSGRRRGKLIVPGTLLAELPGADLIEDLATS encoded by the coding sequence CTGCGGCTGCGGGCGGTGGCCGCGTTGGTCCCGGACGGCCTCGGCGGCGGAGGCGACGAGCTCGTCGCCCCCGTCGCCGAGGCCGTCCGGGGCTGGCACGGCGCGACCCCGGCCACCGAGATCCTCTACGTCGACACCGATCCGGCGATCGCCGACACCGCCGCGTTCGTCGAGCACTACGGCCCGGAACTCCTCGACCAGTCGGCGAACTGCGTGATCGTCGCCGCCAAGAGGGCCGGCGAAACCTCCCTCGCCGCCTGCCTGGTCCCCTCTGCCGCCCGGGCCGACGTCAATGGTGCCGTCCGCCGCCGGCTGGGTGCCCGCAAGGTGTCATTCGCACCGATGGACACCGCGGTGGAGCTCACCGGCATGGAGTACGGGGGGATCACCCCCATCGGCCTCCCGGCGGACTGGCCACTGCTGGTGGACGCCTCCCTGGTCGCTCTGCCGTACGTACTGATCGGCAGCGGCCGCCGCCGCGGAAAGCTGATCGTGCCCGGCACGTTGCTGGCCGAGCTCCCCGGCGCCGACCTGATCGAAGACCTGGCCACCTCCTGA
- a CDS encoding FAD-dependent oxidoreductase: MGSRARVAVVGPFSGPRASWGVLLTRAAAARPGPGISWEFHDDRGDADRAAEVGRAVVADGGYAAVVGHFNSMGAARVTDGYRAAGLPLLLPLSTAPGLLTEPGALRWCAHDTGQVRALLAAARPSGHRAPAVVDDGSAYGRRLADRFRVALATAEPPEHPPVDVVVCGTHVGAATTARRLRAEGFEGRLLFTDDCAVEEFPGLLGSAAGDAHVARLRGGARRHVEAAFDCLVDALTAQPDVRGDALLAALRGHAGIDFDSRGDAVDAATSSAWETVPLARAFSRIPAPMTGRVSEPDVVVIGDGVVGSAVAAELAAAGRSVAIATLGPGAPAATAASGGLVRSYEPQPVLRRLAILSHQLLWGGDPEEAARCGFRRTGSLVLLGPDDLPEAERGLAELRDAGIAAELLTPDQLRSRWPDLSTAGISAALWEPDGGYASPTATAAVHRTRALRLGATLLPYGPVHELLPHPRGAEVVTAGAALTAACVVVAAGSGTPALLGDRLSFRPGAQASRTRRIRYAFFDRGGRELPVVNDLTTGVWGRPQLDGEAAGGHLTGRPVDEWNVPVVSGDTLTEEQIAHIRGGAVPRWPWLDRAPFMSGRFGTDLYHPDGPFLGLLSGDPRTVVAACWSGAGFKTAPGAAAEAAAAVDYVLGARAGARARAGA, encoded by the coding sequence GTGGGTAGTCGGGCACGCGTGGCCGTGGTCGGCCCGTTCAGCGGGCCCCGCGCATCCTGGGGCGTCCTGCTGACCCGGGCGGCGGCGGCCCGCCCGGGGCCCGGCATCTCCTGGGAGTTCCACGACGACCGCGGGGATGCCGACCGAGCGGCGGAGGTCGGCCGCGCGGTCGTGGCCGACGGCGGCTACGCCGCGGTCGTCGGCCACTTCAACAGCATGGGGGCCGCTCGGGTGACCGACGGCTACCGCGCGGCCGGCCTGCCGCTGCTGCTGCCGCTCTCCACCGCCCCCGGACTGCTCACCGAGCCCGGCGCACTGCGCTGGTGCGCCCATGACACCGGACAGGTGCGGGCCCTTCTGGCCGCGGCCCGCCCGTCCGGCCACCGGGCACCGGCCGTCGTCGACGACGGCAGCGCCTACGGACGCCGACTCGCCGATCGCTTCCGGGTGGCGCTGGCGACCGCTGAACCGCCGGAGCACCCGCCGGTCGACGTGGTCGTCTGCGGCACCCACGTGGGAGCGGCCACCACGGCACGCCGACTGCGGGCCGAGGGCTTCGAGGGCCGGTTGCTGTTCACCGACGACTGCGCCGTCGAGGAGTTTCCCGGGCTGCTCGGCTCCGCCGCGGGCGACGCCCACGTGGCGCGGCTTCGGGGCGGCGCCCGCCGCCATGTGGAGGCGGCGTTCGACTGCCTCGTCGACGCACTGACCGCACAACCGGATGTCCGGGGCGACGCGCTGCTCGCCGCCCTGCGCGGGCACGCCGGGATCGACTTCGACTCCCGGGGGGACGCCGTGGACGCCGCCACCTCCTCGGCCTGGGAGACCGTGCCGCTGGCCAGGGCCTTCTCGCGGATCCCCGCCCCGATGACCGGGCGGGTGTCCGAGCCGGACGTCGTCGTGATCGGGGACGGCGTCGTCGGCAGCGCCGTCGCCGCCGAACTCGCCGCGGCCGGCCGTTCCGTGGCGATCGCCACCCTCGGACCGGGTGCTCCCGCGGCCACCGCCGCGTCCGGCGGACTGGTCCGCTCCTACGAACCGCAGCCCGTGCTGCGCAGACTGGCCATCCTCAGCCACCAGCTCCTGTGGGGCGGCGACCCGGAGGAGGCCGCCCGCTGCGGCTTCCGCCGTACCGGCTCGCTCGTACTGCTCGGCCCGGACGACCTTCCCGAGGCTGAGCGGGGCCTCGCGGAGCTGCGGGACGCCGGGATCGCGGCGGAACTGCTGACACCGGACCAGCTCCGCTCCCGCTGGCCGGACCTGTCCACCGCCGGCATCTCCGCGGCACTGTGGGAGCCCGACGGCGGCTATGCGAGCCCAACGGCCACGGCGGCCGTCCACCGGACCAGGGCTCTGCGTCTGGGAGCCACCTTGCTGCCGTACGGTCCGGTGCACGAACTGCTCCCGCACCCGCGCGGCGCGGAAGTCGTCACGGCGGGCGCAGCCTTGACCGCGGCCTGCGTCGTCGTCGCCGCGGGCAGCGGCACCCCGGCCCTGCTCGGCGACCGCCTGTCGTTCCGCCCCGGTGCTCAGGCTTCCCGCACACGGCGCATCCGCTACGCCTTCTTCGACCGTGGGGGCCGGGAGCTGCCGGTCGTCAACGACCTGACGACCGGCGTATGGGGCAGGCCGCAGCTGGACGGCGAGGCGGCCGGCGGCCACCTCACGGGGCGGCCGGTGGACGAGTGGAACGTCCCCGTCGTCAGCGGCGACACCCTCACCGAGGAACAGATCGCCCACATCCGAGGCGGAGCGGTTCCCCGGTGGCCGTGGCTCGATCGGGCGCCGTTCATGAGCGGGCGGTTCGGCACCGACCTGTACCACCCGGACGGCCCGTTCCTCGGGCTCCTGAGCGGCGATCCGCGGACCGTCGTCGCCGCATGCTGGTCGGGCGCGGGATTCAAGACGGCACCCGGTGCTGCCGCCGAGGCCGCGGCGGCAGTCGACTACGTCCTGGGAGCACGGGCAGGAGCACGAGCACGAGCAGGGGCATGA
- a CDS encoding class I tRNA ligase family protein, with translation MTDRSWITATPPTPNGDLHVGHLAGPYVAADVLGRFLRADGHDVRLTTGLDDHQGYVAVRALRDGDGKPGETADGFGDSIVRVWREAAVDFDHVVRPRTDPEYVPLVQEFFQRLYDSGHIVERTRPLPYCRPCDRWLYEGHVTGGCPSCGASCNGNACEPCGRPNDCGDLIAPRCVTCGTDAELRDAARLYFPLAPFTDRLTAFWDAVDMPPRLRALCERMRADGLPEIAVSHPSDWGVPVPTAGFTDQRVFVWFEMAPGYLREYDPTGGTLPQSGPVQFFGFDNGYFHAVLFPALFLAHDDRTPLPRAFVVNEFYQLDGLKFSTSRRHAVWAHEALALTGSDVLRHHVLADRPNGRETNFNLAALERTREHLAGLWDGWLERLFTAVTDDCAGRVPQEEPTGPAWELLDSRLRRIAAELHEAYGLAGFDPRRAVALLDEAVSCVADFGHVQAHERTRPGGAGAYRAAVRGQLAVAGALSAWAAPVLPEGAARLAAALHVAPARPVDADALALPEPALPLIAPATPVFTGAVRG, from the coding sequence ATGACCGACCGTTCCTGGATCACCGCCACGCCCCCCACCCCCAACGGCGACCTCCACGTCGGCCACCTCGCCGGCCCCTACGTCGCCGCCGACGTGCTGGGCCGCTTCCTGCGAGCCGACGGCCACGACGTCCGGCTGACCACCGGGCTCGACGACCACCAGGGCTACGTCGCCGTACGCGCTCTGAGGGACGGCGACGGGAAGCCGGGGGAGACGGCCGACGGCTTCGGCGACTCGATCGTGCGCGTCTGGCGGGAGGCCGCCGTCGATTTCGACCACGTCGTGCGCCCAAGGACCGACCCGGAATACGTACCGCTCGTCCAGGAGTTCTTCCAGCGCCTGTACGATTCCGGCCACATCGTCGAGCGCACCCGTCCCCTGCCCTACTGCCGCCCGTGCGACCGCTGGCTGTACGAGGGACACGTCACCGGCGGCTGCCCGTCGTGCGGGGCGTCCTGCAACGGCAACGCCTGTGAACCCTGCGGCCGGCCCAACGACTGCGGCGACCTCATCGCCCCCCGGTGCGTCACCTGCGGCACGGACGCGGAACTGCGCGACGCCGCCCGGCTGTACTTCCCGCTGGCGCCCTTCACCGACCGGCTGACCGCCTTCTGGGACGCCGTCGACATGCCGCCCCGACTGCGGGCCCTGTGCGAGCGCATGCGGGCGGACGGACTGCCCGAGATCGCCGTCAGCCACCCCTCGGACTGGGGCGTGCCCGTGCCGACCGCCGGTTTCACCGACCAGCGCGTGTTCGTCTGGTTCGAAATGGCACCCGGCTACCTGCGGGAGTACGACCCCACGGGCGGAACGCTGCCGCAGAGCGGGCCGGTGCAGTTCTTCGGCTTCGACAACGGCTACTTCCACGCGGTGCTCTTCCCCGCGCTGTTCCTCGCCCATGACGACCGCACCCCGCTGCCCCGCGCCTTCGTCGTCAACGAGTTCTACCAGCTCGACGGCCTGAAGTTCTCCACGAGTCGCAGGCATGCGGTGTGGGCCCACGAGGCGCTCGCACTGACCGGATCCGACGTGCTGCGTCACCACGTGCTCGCCGACCGGCCCAACGGCCGCGAGACCAACTTCAACCTCGCCGCACTCGAGCGGACCCGGGAGCACCTCGCCGGGCTGTGGGACGGCTGGCTCGAGCGGCTGTTCACCGCCGTCACCGACGACTGCGCGGGCCGCGTGCCGCAGGAAGAGCCCACCGGCCCCGCCTGGGAACTGCTCGACAGCCGACTGCGCCGGATCGCGGCCGAACTCCACGAAGCCTACGGGCTGGCCGGATTCGACCCGAGGCGCGCCGTGGCCCTCCTCGACGAAGCCGTCTCCTGCGTCGCCGACTTCGGACATGTACAGGCCCACGAGCGCACTCGGCCCGGCGGCGCCGGCGCGTACCGAGCCGCGGTGCGCGGGCAACTGGCCGTGGCGGGGGCCCTGTCCGCCTGGGCCGCGCCCGTCCTGCCCGAGGGAGCCGCACGGCTCGCCGCCGCGCTGCACGTGGCGCCCGCCCGGCCCGTGGACGCCGACGCCCTCGCCCTCCCCGAGCCGGCCCTGCCGCTCATCGCTCCGGCCACGCCGGTCTTCACCGGTGCCGTCCGTGGGTAG
- a CDS encoding cupin domain-containing protein: MSCQRLIPWQSQEAADEPPIGAMACFLPAGTDSEPDCHDQDEVMVILSGSGTLRLAGEVTDFTVGDLLALPRNDEHVVSNPTGEPLSWISLYWPLHEPKGGPAA, from the coding sequence ATGTCCTGCCAGCGACTGATCCCCTGGCAGTCCCAGGAAGCGGCGGACGAACCGCCCATCGGCGCCATGGCCTGCTTCCTGCCCGCCGGGACGGACTCCGAGCCCGACTGCCACGACCAGGACGAGGTCATGGTGATCCTCTCCGGCTCGGGCACGCTCCGCCTGGCGGGGGAGGTCACCGACTTCACCGTCGGTGACCTCCTGGCCCTCCCGCGCAACGACGAGCACGTCGTGTCGAACCCCACGGGTGAGCCGCTGTCCTGGATCTCGCTCTACTGGCCGCTGCACGAGCCGAAGGGCGGGCCCGCCGCATGA
- a CDS encoding helix-turn-helix transcriptional regulator → MDAPDCVVALGLLRGIPGVDGVLVPVAPAGPLAQALRPHEEGIRRHRNAIAATQAAFAAAEMAYREAQGGQGGQLALLLGDSVIDAALDRAVTSCREELLTVQPGGGRAEHLLAGALPRDLGALRRGVRQRTLYQHGIRSHLPTLEYARRITSAGGEVRTTSEDIDRVIICDRRVAFVPGDDPGRTPEDGIGGGGGGSGALMVRHPALVRHLVRCFERCWDNASVVGALAAPARTEVVTSDIQSRILRLLIEGHTDASMAVRLGVSARTVAEHVRRISQQLGSSSRAQLGYRIASSGLLDEHVQAD, encoded by the coding sequence GTGGACGCACCCGATTGCGTCGTGGCCCTCGGCCTGCTGCGCGGCATCCCCGGAGTGGACGGCGTCCTCGTGCCCGTCGCACCCGCGGGGCCCCTCGCCCAGGCGCTGCGGCCCCACGAAGAGGGCATCCGGCGCCACCGGAACGCCATTGCCGCCACCCAGGCGGCCTTCGCCGCCGCGGAAATGGCCTACCGCGAGGCGCAGGGCGGCCAGGGCGGCCAACTGGCCCTCCTGCTCGGCGACTCGGTCATCGACGCCGCCCTCGACCGGGCCGTGACCTCCTGTCGGGAGGAGCTGCTCACCGTGCAGCCGGGGGGCGGGCGTGCCGAGCACCTGCTGGCCGGGGCGCTGCCGCGCGATCTGGGTGCCTTGAGGCGCGGGGTGCGCCAACGGACCCTCTATCAGCACGGGATACGTTCGCACCTGCCCACGCTCGAGTACGCCCGCAGGATCACCAGCGCCGGGGGAGAGGTGCGCACGACGAGCGAGGACATCGACCGGGTGATCATCTGCGACCGGCGGGTGGCCTTCGTGCCCGGCGACGACCCCGGCCGCACCCCCGAGGACGGCATCGGGGGCGGCGGTGGCGGCTCGGGGGCGCTGATGGTGCGTCACCCGGCCCTCGTGCGTCACTTGGTGCGGTGCTTCGAACGGTGCTGGGACAACGCCAGCGTCGTCGGAGCACTTGCCGCGCCCGCACGCACGGAGGTGGTGACCTCGGACATCCAGAGCCGGATCCTGCGCCTCCTCATCGAAGGGCACACGGACGCCTCGATGGCGGTCAGGCTCGGCGTGAGCGCTCGTACGGTCGCCGAGCACGTTCGCAGGATCTCCCAGCAATTGGGGAGTTCCAGCCGGGCGCAACTCGGCTATCGCATCGCCTCTTCGGGCTTGCTCGACGAACACGTCCAGGCAGATTGA